One stretch of Halichoerus grypus chromosome 10, mHalGry1.hap1.1, whole genome shotgun sequence DNA includes these proteins:
- the CIMIP2C gene encoding ciliary microtubule inner protein 2C has translation MASRSAGTLLTEFNAAYVPPGLMPGYQGHVPSVAFSFGSPYGTTTLKYFQDQRHAALEKSHTPFSKGGHFPTLFSSNPDLVLSKRSHTRDRWLHTPVYTRFNLDSDRSAQLAGFYQMAQRHRKYYLDKTGMVPRVPYFVLPVKERERYPLPTDLPPLTPEKKWHLLRVSPENLKTYQTFPSGKRVSPHERQKRDRYFEFRA, from the exons ATGGCCTCCCGCAGCGCGGGCACCCTACTGACCGAGTTCAATGCCGCCTACGTGCCCCCCGGCCTCATGCCCGG GTACCAAGGCCATGTCCCCAGTGTGGCCTTCTCCTTTGGCTCCCCCTACGGCACCACCACCCTCAAGTACTTCCAGGACCAACGCCACGCTGCCCTGGAGAAGAGCCACACTCCCTTCAGCAAAGGCGGCCACTTCCCGACCCTCTTCTCCTCCAACCCCGACCTGGTGCTGAGTAAGCGCTCCCACACCCGGGACCGCTGGCTGCACACCCCCGTCTACACCCGCTTCAACCTGGATAGTGACCGCTCCGCCCAACTCGCGGGTTTCTACCAG ATGGCACAGCGGCATCGGAAGTACTATCTAGACAAGACGGGCATGGTGCCCCGGGTACCCTACTTCGTGCTGCCTGTGAAGGAGCGGGAACGGTACCCCCTCCCCACCGACCT TCCTCCTCTGACCCCAGAGAAGAAGTGGCATCTTTTAAGAGTATCCCCTGAGAACCTGAAGACCTACCAGACGTTCCCCTCGGGGAAGAGGGTCTCCCCACATGAGCGGCAGAAGAGAGATCGCTACTTTGAGTTCAGAGCGTGA